A window of Yoonia sp. SS1-5 genomic DNA:
CGGGGGCAATGCCAGCCAAGGCCGGCTGTCTCTTTGGCTGGACCGGATCAACGATCAGGGCATCAATTTGGGCCGCCTTGCCCAGCAATCGCTGCGCAACCCCAATATCGGTCACCGCAGTGCCCGGTGCGGCATCCGTCGAAATCATAACATCCAGATCGCCCAGACGCTGGGCTGTCTCGGCATTGGCGAATAGCTGCCCTGCCCCGGTCAGAAAGCTTTGCACATCCGTACCTGCGGCCATATCGACCGGGCCGATCCCCGAAGGCGCGGTAAGCGGATCAATCCCGATAATGCGCACACCGTTATACCGGCCCTCGACAACCGGGCTGACAAGCCAGCCCGCCCGCCGCAGCGCGATATATGTGGATTGTGCCAACGGCGTGCCGTCGCTGCGCACCAAGCGATCATATTGCCCCTCGCCCAAGGTGGCCGCCGCTGCGTCATAGCTGGCCCGGGCCTCGGCATTCACGGCCTGCACGCCTGACCAAAGTGCGGTCGCCAGCGCCAGCCCCGTCAGCAGCGTGAAAAGTTGCAAGGGATTGCGCCACCAATGCGACAGCAGGGCTTTCAGGATCGTGCGGTTCATGCGACCTGCCCGGCGCGCAGGTGCAGCCTGCGCGACAGACGCCCCGCCAGTGCCATGGAATGGGTTACCATCAACAGACCCGCGCCGGATTGCGCCACCAGATCAAGCAGCAGGTCCATGACGGTCCCGGCGGTCTGTTCATCCAGATTGCCTGTGGGTTCGTCCGCCAGCACCAAAGATGGCTTAGGGGCAAGCGTGCGCGCAATCGCCACCCGCTGCTGCTGCCCGCCTGACAATTGCTCGGGATATTTTTGCAATTGCGCTTCAAGGCCGAGGCGATTGGCAAGCATCACGCACCATTGCGGGTCATGCCGGTCAGCCAACCGGGCCTGAAACGCAATATTATCCGCGACCTTCAAACTGGGGATCAGGTTGAACTGCTGAAAAACCACGCCGACCTGCCCGCGGCGCAAACTGGCCCTGCCCTTGTCATCAAGTGCCGCAATATCCTGACCGTTCAGTACGATCTGCCCTTGATCGGGCGCATCCAGCCCGCCGATCAGATGCAATAACGTGCTTTTGCCGCTTCCGGACTCACCAGTAAGGGCAAGCGTTTCGCCCGCCTGCAAATCCATACTGACCCCCCTGAGCACGGGAAACGGCCCGTCGGCGGTGGCATAGGTCTTGTGAATATTGTCAACGTGCAGCAGCATTTACCCTCGCGATCTGCGACAGACTTATCACGCAGGATGCCGAAGGAAACCGCCGCGCGACGTTTCGGCGCTGATGAATTCGATCCGGTTTCCGACAGGATCGGTGCTGAAGAAACGTATGACATCGGGCAAGGCCGTGTCCCACAAGACAGGAAAGCCTGCATCGGTCAGCAAACGGGCAAGCCGGTCGATATCGGCCACCCGAAAGGCCGGATGCGCCTTGGTCGCCCGGTGAAAGTCCGGATCCTTGCCGAAATGGATTTCCAGCGCGCCGACCCGTGTCCAGAACCCGCCCCGGCCTTGCAACGCCGCCGGTTTGGCGATTTCGACCATTCCCAAAAGATCGCAATAATAGGCCCGCATCCGGCTTTCGGCGCCAGCAGGGAAGGCCAGTTGAATGTG
This region includes:
- a CDS encoding glyoxalase, with the protein product MLGDLDHIQLAFPAGAESRMRAYYCDLLGMVEIAKPAALQGRGGFWTRVGALEIHFGKDPDFHRATKAHPAFRVADIDRLARLLTDAGFPVLWDTALPDVIRFFSTDPVGNRIEFISAETSRGGFLRHPA
- a CDS encoding ABC transporter ATP-binding protein; translated protein: MLLHVDNIHKTYATADGPFPVLRGVSMDLQAGETLALTGESGSGKSTLLHLIGGLDAPDQGQIVLNGQDIAALDDKGRASLRRGQVGVVFQQFNLIPSLKVADNIAFQARLADRHDPQWCVMLANRLGLEAQLQKYPEQLSGGQQQRVAIARTLAPKPSLVLADEPTGNLDEQTAGTVMDLLLDLVAQSGAGLLMVTHSMALAGRLSRRLHLRAGQVA